A genomic region of Chryseobacterium sp. KACC 21268 contains the following coding sequences:
- a CDS encoding DUF4286 family protein — protein MSILSITFHTIENKIEEWDVYVESDLHQMVENLLDVVQYILSEVQSDMVSEGKNTNLFLVFDNDEMRDQFMESEMLNLEERINMRFGEQVMIFPTFLNPKKKRF, from the coding sequence ATGAGCATCCTAAGTATTACATTTCATACAATCGAAAATAAAATTGAAGAATGGGACGTCTATGTGGAAAGTGATCTGCATCAAATGGTTGAAAATCTTTTGGATGTGGTACAGTACATTCTTTCCGAGGTTCAATCCGATATGGTGAGCGAGGGAAAAAACACGAATCTGTTTTTGGTTTTTGATAATGATGAGATGAGAGATCAATTTATGGAAAGCGAGATGTTGAATTTGGAAGAGAGGATCAATATGAGATTTGGAGAACAAGTGATGATCTTCCCAACATTCCTCAATCCTAAGAAAAAGAGATTTTAA
- a CDS encoding AarF/UbiB family protein translates to MFDKQQRKLKRSAKLISVLSKYGFKDMIARMGKKPEENSVNSDEIISKGTVYERIRLVLEELGPTFVKLGQTFSNREDLLPPELIQELQKLQDRVEVVDMNVEEILENEFNISVKEYFSEIVSKPLATASIAQVYRATLITGEEVILKIKKPDVLSVIEDDLLLIKDLVKLISTYSEIASKLNLKQAIATFEKSLLEEVSLVNERNNIKQFALNFKNNKETYVPIVYDEFSNNNVLCMEFIDGIKVTDKAELLNHNINPVVISEVGLRLFVSQILDYGFFHADPHAGNILVKKDGRVVFIDFGAVGKIQPNDKEILESLIVAFVAKNSNKIVRSLKKMAVSYEIPDDRRFENDVEEVLNFVHSTSLKNIDPHIIINKMKDVLKDNQLYMPDYFYLLFKGIGLIEGVGRTINPDLDIVQSLHPYTKKILSRKISPKKIFKSGMDKMLNFTDNIDEIPKELRSVLQKLDDNKFTISSEIKNIEKTNQLIKSSIINLILAMLLGANIIATSIVFVSESGPRVGEMSLVAVLGFVFSVVLVIILLLRITRK, encoded by the coding sequence ATGTTCGATAAACAACAACGAAAACTTAAACGTTCTGCCAAATTAATTTCCGTTCTCAGCAAATATGGCTTCAAAGATATGATTGCCAGAATGGGGAAAAAACCAGAAGAAAATTCTGTGAATTCTGATGAAATTATTTCCAAAGGGACTGTTTACGAGAGGATTCGATTGGTTTTGGAAGAGTTGGGTCCGACCTTCGTGAAGCTTGGGCAGACGTTTAGCAATCGGGAAGATCTGCTTCCGCCAGAGTTGATTCAGGAATTGCAAAAACTTCAGGATAGAGTAGAAGTTGTTGATATGAATGTTGAGGAAATCCTGGAAAATGAATTCAATATTTCGGTCAAAGAATATTTTTCTGAAATTGTTTCCAAACCTTTGGCGACGGCTTCTATTGCACAAGTTTACAGAGCAACTTTGATCACTGGCGAAGAAGTGATTTTAAAGATCAAAAAACCAGATGTTCTGAGTGTTATCGAGGATGATTTGCTACTTATAAAAGATTTGGTAAAACTGATTTCGACCTATTCCGAAATTGCTTCAAAACTAAATCTTAAACAAGCGATTGCGACGTTCGAAAAGTCTTTGTTAGAAGAAGTGTCTTTGGTGAATGAACGCAATAACATCAAACAGTTTGCTTTAAATTTCAAAAATAATAAGGAAACCTACGTTCCGATTGTCTACGACGAATTTTCCAATAATAATGTCCTCTGTATGGAATTTATTGATGGAATCAAAGTCACCGACAAAGCTGAGCTTCTTAATCATAATATCAATCCAGTCGTGATTTCGGAAGTTGGTTTGAGGCTTTTCGTTTCTCAGATTTTGGATTACGGATTTTTCCACGCCGATCCACACGCTGGGAATATCTTGGTGAAGAAAGATGGGAGAGTGGTTTTTATTGATTTTGGAGCCGTCGGTAAAATTCAGCCAAATGATAAGGAGATTCTTGAAAGTCTGATTGTAGCTTTTGTTGCTAAAAATTCCAACAAAATTGTGAGGTCATTGAAGAAAATGGCGGTCAGTTACGAAATCCCAGACGATAGGCGATTTGAAAATGACGTGGAGGAAGTTCTGAATTTCGTTCACAGCACGTCATTGAAGAATATCGATCCGCATATTATCATTAATAAAATGAAAGACGTTCTGAAGGACAATCAGCTTTATATGCCGGATTATTTTTATCTGTTGTTCAAAGGAATCGGTCTGATAGAAGGCGTTGGGCGAACCATCAATCCTGATTTGGACATCGTTCAAAGTCTGCATCCTTACACAAAGAAAATTTTATCGAGAAAGATCAGTCCGAAAAAGATCTTCAAATCCGGAATGGACAAAATGCTGAATTTCACAGACAATATTGATGAAATTCCAAAAGAATTGCGTTCCGTTCTGCAAAAATTGGATGATAACAAATTCACCATTTCGAGCGAAATTAAAAATATTGAGAAGACCAATCAACTCATCAAATCGAGTATCATTAATCTAATTTTAGCGATGCTTTTGGGCGCAAATATCATTGCAACATCCATCGTTTTCGTTTCGGAATCCGGACCAAGAGTTGGCGAAATGTCTTTGGTAGCTGTTTTGGGATTTGTATTTTCAGTTGTTCTGGTGATCATTCTTTTGTTGAGAATCACCCGAAAATAG
- a CDS encoding MFS transporter, with amino-acid sequence MKTETSFLKNPFFISWILALLFYALEYAIRSSPSVMIGDLKESYGATRTEVSSMISAYYISYSITSLAAGLFLDRMGARKPVFFGILVLAIGSLLFGGSHYVVGYAGRLMQGAGSAMAFPAAVYIAVKAFSGKNLATAIGITQTLGMLGGSAGQKLSNTYLTNGNSVTSIWIIFGVTSLILALLAFLFTPKTEPGEKIEKQKNFLDNYKIIFGNPQSYLSGLVSGLLFAPTTIFAMIWGVDFLQKSRGLSHETATVACALVPIGWAIGCPLLGWVADKIKRRIPVIIGGAVLMILSLLQLAYLPSLMSVDISLLLMGIGSGAAMIPYSIIKEVNPDKVKGSATGAINFLTFGVTTLLAPLFSKLYGSKLTKSLDADSLLQHSLLFFVIGISCAIVISIFFRETGNIKAEEVK; translated from the coding sequence ATGAAAACCGAAACTTCTTTTCTCAAAAATCCCTTCTTTATCTCCTGGATATTGGCCTTACTATTCTACGCATTGGAATATGCGATCCGATCTTCTCCCAGCGTGATGATTGGTGACCTCAAAGAATCCTATGGCGCGACCAGGACAGAAGTCAGCTCGATGATCAGCGCCTACTACATCAGCTACTCCATCACGAGTTTGGCGGCGGGATTATTTTTGGACAGAATGGGCGCGAGAAAGCCTGTGTTTTTCGGCATCTTGGTTTTGGCGATTGGTTCATTACTTTTTGGAGGTTCTCATTATGTAGTTGGATATGCAGGAAGATTGATGCAGGGCGCAGGTTCTGCAATGGCTTTTCCGGCCGCGGTTTACATCGCTGTGAAAGCTTTCTCTGGAAAGAATCTTGCCACAGCGATTGGAATCACACAGACTTTAGGAATGCTGGGAGGTTCTGCCGGACAGAAATTAAGCAACACTTATTTGACCAATGGAAATAGCGTCACCAGCATTTGGATTATTTTTGGTGTCACCTCATTAATTTTAGCTTTACTGGCATTTTTGTTCACACCCAAAACAGAACCAGGAGAAAAGATTGAAAAGCAAAAGAATTTTCTTGATAATTACAAGATCATTTTCGGAAATCCTCAAAGTTATTTATCTGGTTTGGTTTCGGGATTATTATTCGCTCCGACCACGATTTTTGCGATGATCTGGGGTGTAGATTTTCTTCAAAAAAGCCGAGGTCTTTCCCACGAGACCGCGACAGTAGCTTGTGCTTTAGTTCCAATCGGTTGGGCAATTGGATGTCCGCTTCTAGGTTGGGTCGCAGATAAGATCAAGCGCAGAATTCCGGTCATTATCGGAGGTGCGGTTTTGATGATCCTAAGTTTATTACAATTAGCTTATTTACCAAGTTTAATGTCCGTTGACATTTCGCTTTTATTAATGGGAATAGGTTCTGGCGCCGCGATGATTCCTTACTCCATCATCAAAGAAGTGAATCCCGACAAAGTAAAAGGAAGCGCAACAGGAGCCATCAATTTCTTGACCTTTGGTGTGACGACACTTTTAGCACCTTTGTTTTCTAAATTGTATGGTTCAAAATTGACGAAGAGTTTAGACGCAGATTCTCTGTTACAACATTCGCTTTTATTCTTTGTCATAGGAATTTCTTGCGCGATTGTCATTTCTATTTTCTTTAGAGAAACTGGAAATATAAAAGCAGAAGAAGTGAAATAA
- a CDS encoding polyribonucleotide nucleotidyltransferase, which yields MSIPQAITETVILADGREITIETGKLAKQADGSVVVKMGGTMLLATVVASKEAKDGVDFLPLTVDYREKFYAGGKIPGNFFRREARPSDQEILTMRLVDRVLRPLFPEDFHAEVQVMISLISYDGQSIPDDLAGFAASAAIAITDIPFNGPMSEVRVVRIDGKLSVNPKLEDLKIADLDIMVGATKDSIVMVEGEMKEISEAEMLEAINFAHVEIKKQVEAQERLAEKVGKSFPKREYSHENHDEAIREKVWKETYDKVYEVAKSPSGKEERSDKFKAVREEFLAQYVDNAEELERVTPFVKVYYHDVEKEAMRQMILNDKIRLDGRDPQTIRPIWSEIDYLPGAHGSAIFTRGETQSLTAVTLGSVKDANMVDSVMINYDERFFLHYNFPPFSTGEARPLRGTSRREVGHGNLAQRALANMIPEENPYTIRIVSDILESNGSSSMATVCAGTLALMDAGVQIKKPVSGIAMGLVTDIKTGKFTVLSDILGDEDHLGDMDFKVTGTADGITACQMDIKIQGLSMDIMEKALLQARDGRLHILDKLNETISAPREDVKPHAPKMVMLEISKDFIGAVIGPGGKIIQQMQKDTDTVIAIEEVGEIGRIEISGVSREKINEAIAKINEITFVPTVGEVYQGRVVKVMDFGAFVAIAKGTEGLLHISEIEWARLDKVPYSEGDQVEVKFMGYDDRKKMKLSRKVLLPRPEKPAPKPRPESQVNPEGKDQPGEHKPLNEA from the coding sequence ATGAGTATACCTCAAGCAATTACAGAAACGGTCATTCTTGCAGACGGCAGAGAGATCACAATCGAAACAGGGAAATTGGCAAAACAGGCTGATGGATCTGTAGTAGTAAAAATGGGTGGAACAATGCTTTTAGCAACTGTTGTAGCCAGCAAAGAAGCAAAAGATGGCGTAGATTTCTTGCCATTGACAGTAGATTACAGAGAGAAATTCTACGCAGGTGGGAAAATCCCTGGAAACTTTTTCAGAAGAGAAGCTAGACCATCCGATCAGGAGATCTTGACGATGCGTTTGGTGGACAGAGTTCTAAGACCATTGTTCCCTGAAGATTTCCACGCGGAAGTACAGGTGATGATCTCTTTGATCTCTTACGATGGACAATCCATTCCAGATGATCTGGCTGGTTTTGCAGCATCTGCAGCGATCGCGATCACGGACATTCCTTTCAACGGGCCAATGTCTGAAGTAAGAGTGGTGAGAATTGACGGGAAACTTTCTGTTAATCCAAAATTAGAAGACCTAAAGATCGCTGACCTTGATATTATGGTTGGTGCAACGAAAGATTCTATCGTAATGGTAGAAGGCGAGATGAAGGAGATCTCTGAAGCAGAAATGCTGGAGGCTATCAACTTCGCTCACGTTGAGATCAAAAAACAAGTTGAAGCTCAGGAGAGATTGGCTGAAAAAGTTGGTAAATCATTCCCGAAAAGAGAATACAGCCACGAGAATCACGACGAAGCAATCCGTGAAAAAGTTTGGAAAGAAACTTACGATAAAGTATATGAAGTAGCGAAATCGCCTTCAGGTAAAGAAGAGAGAAGCGATAAATTCAAAGCGGTGCGTGAAGAGTTCTTGGCTCAATATGTTGATAACGCTGAAGAATTGGAAAGAGTAACACCTTTCGTAAAAGTGTATTACCACGATGTTGAGAAAGAAGCGATGCGTCAGATGATCTTGAATGATAAGATCAGACTAGATGGTCGTGATCCTCAAACGATCCGTCCGATCTGGAGTGAGATCGATTATTTGCCAGGCGCACACGGTTCTGCCATCTTCACAAGAGGGGAAACTCAATCTTTGACAGCTGTAACTCTAGGTTCGGTGAAAGATGCAAATATGGTTGACAGCGTGATGATCAACTATGACGAGAGATTCTTCCTACACTATAACTTTCCACCATTCTCTACTGGTGAAGCTCGTCCTTTGAGAGGAACTTCAAGAAGAGAAGTTGGTCACGGAAACCTGGCTCAGAGAGCTTTGGCGAATATGATCCCGGAAGAAAATCCTTACACGATACGTATCGTTTCTGATATCTTGGAATCTAACGGTTCATCTTCTATGGCAACTGTTTGTGCAGGAACTTTAGCATTGATGGATGCGGGTGTTCAGATCAAGAAACCAGTTTCTGGGATCGCAATGGGATTGGTAACTGACATCAAAACAGGAAAATTCACAGTGCTTTCTGATATCTTGGGTGATGAAGATCACTTGGGAGATATGGACTTCAAAGTAACCGGAACTGCAGACGGGATCACCGCTTGCCAGATGGATATCAAGATCCAGGGATTGTCTATGGACATTATGGAAAAAGCCCTTCTACAAGCTAGAGACGGAAGATTGCATATCCTTGATAAATTAAACGAAACTATCTCTGCACCAAGAGAAGACGTGAAACCTCACGCTCCGAAAATGGTGATGCTAGAGATCTCTAAAGATTTCATCGGTGCTGTGATCGGACCTGGTGGAAAAATCATTCAGCAGATGCAGAAAGATACGGATACTGTTATCGCTATCGAGGAAGTTGGAGAGATCGGAAGAATCGAGATCTCTGGTGTGAGTAGAGAGAAGATCAACGAGGCTATCGCGAAGATCAACGAGATCACTTTCGTACCAACTGTAGGTGAAGTTTACCAAGGTAGAGTTGTGAAAGTAATGGACTTCGGAGCTTTCGTAGCGATCGCTAAGGGAACTGAAGGACTTCTACACATCTCTGAGATCGAGTGGGCGCGTCTTGATAAGGTGCCTTACAGTGAAGGTGACCAAGTTGAGGTGAAATTTATGGGTTATGATGACCGTAAAAAAATGAAACTTTCCAGAAAAGTATTGTTGCCAAGACCAGAAAAACCGGCGCCAAAACCAAGACCGGAAAGTCAAGTGAACCCAGAAGGTAAAGACCAACCAGGAGAGCACAAGCCTTTGAACGAAGCATAA
- a CDS encoding RtcB family protein, producing MTTITGNDLIALGFTPKKWFAEALEHINENQLNETEMLDYLEQFRAPDPIPLHSEPQEFIINIKAENDSETDNVEKVISTMKVLMKTPTLLSGAIMPDACPTGPEGHIPVGGVVVAKNAIHPGFHSADICCSVMLTDFGKADPKTVLDTAHSITHFGYGGRDRGSQMPMSQELMDAFRENFFLNDERLISIARSHMGTQGDGNHFLFVGVSKNTGNTMLVTHHGSRAPGAMLYDKGMKVANRFRMELSPETLKENAWIPYETEEGKQYWEALQLIRDWTKENHESIHNAVLEKLNIEKQDRYWNEHNFVFKDGDLFYHAKGATPLDDKFLPDITGPRLIPLNMAEPVLIVSGTTNGRNLGFAPHGAGRNFSRTQHKKSLAHKTIDEVFAEETQGLDIRFFSNDIDISELPSAYKSAKNVRTQIEEYRLCEVLDEVMPYGCIMAGDVGRNAPWKRKKKFRK from the coding sequence ATGACTACAATCACAGGAAATGATTTGATCGCATTAGGATTCACACCAAAGAAATGGTTTGCAGAAGCCTTGGAACACATCAACGAAAATCAATTGAACGAAACCGAAATGCTGGACTATCTGGAACAATTCCGCGCACCAGACCCGATCCCACTCCATTCCGAGCCACAGGAGTTCATCATCAACATCAAAGCGGAAAACGACAGCGAAACAGACAACGTGGAAAAGGTCATCAGCACGATGAAGGTCTTGATGAAAACCCCAACCTTGCTCAGCGGTGCCATTATGCCGGACGCCTGCCCTACTGGTCCCGAAGGTCACATTCCGGTGGGCGGTGTGGTGGTAGCGAAAAATGCCATCCATCCGGGATTTCATTCGGCAGACATCTGCTGTTCCGTGATGTTGACCGATTTTGGAAAGGCAGACCCGAAGACGGTTTTGGACACCGCACATTCCATCACGCATTTCGGTTACGGCGGTAGAGACCGCGGGTCGCAAATGCCGATGTCGCAGGAATTGATGGATGCCTTCCGGGAGAATTTCTTTTTGAACGACGAGAGACTCATCAGCATCGCCCGTTCGCATATGGGAACGCAGGGCGACGGCAACCATTTTTTGTTCGTCGGGGTTTCCAAAAATACAGGAAACACAATGTTGGTAACGCACCACGGTTCCAGAGCGCCCGGCGCAATGTTGTACGACAAAGGGATGAAGGTCGCCAACCGTTTCCGAATGGAACTTTCGCCGGAAACCTTGAAGGAAAACGCCTGGATCCCCTACGAAACCGAGGAAGGAAAACAATATTGGGAAGCCTTGCAACTCATTAGAGATTGGACGAAGGAAAACCACGAATCCATCCACAATGCTGTTTTGGAAAAACTCAATATCGAAAAACAAGACCGATATTGGAACGAACATAATTTTGTTTTCAAAGATGGTGACCTGTTTTACCACGCGAAGGGCGCAACACCACTGGACGACAAATTTTTGCCCGACATCACAGGTCCGAGGTTGATTCCTCTGAATATGGCAGAACCTGTGTTGATTGTCTCCGGGACCACCAACGGCAGAAATCTAGGTTTTGCGCCACACGGTGCGGGAAGAAATTTCAGCCGAACGCAACACAAAAAATCCCTGGCCCACAAAACCATCGACGAAGTGTTCGCCGAAGAAACGCAAGGTCTCGACATCCGTTTCTTCTCCAACGACATCGACATCTCCGAACTCCCAAGCGCCTACAAAAGCGCCAAAAACGTAAGAACCCAAATTGAGGAATACAGACTTTGCGAAGTTTTGGACGAAGTGATGCCTTATGGTTGTATTATGGCAGGCGATGTGGGGAGGAACGCGCCTTGGAAGAGGAAGAAGAAATTTAGAAAATAA